One part of the Musa acuminata AAA Group cultivar baxijiao chromosome BXJ1-5, Cavendish_Baxijiao_AAA, whole genome shotgun sequence genome encodes these proteins:
- the LOC135673352 gene encoding jasmonate-induced oxygenase 2-like, whose protein sequence is MDDLRQWPEPVVPVQSLSDGGLTSIPEKYVKPPSDRPSLEATLDRGLTMPVVDLRGIYDGSVDSRAAMVAIWDACKEWGFFQVINHGVRPDLVEEMKGVWREFFRRPLDEKQRYANSPATYEGYGSRVGVEKGAVLDWGDYYFLHLLPLSIKSHDRHWPARPSTLRKVTEEYGGEVFKLCGVLLRVLSMGLGLDEEYLRRAFGGDGTASCVRVNLYPKCPQPELTLGLSPHSDPGGLTVLLADDHVEGLQVRKDGAWLTVRPVPGAFIVNVADQIEVISNGIYKSVDHRVIANSKDERLSIAFFYNPEGDVAIGPAPELLTPQLPPLYPCITFNEHRMYVRKRGPSGKSQMKSLKLY, encoded by the exons ATGGATGACCTCCGACAGTGGCCTGAGCCGGTCGTCCCCGTCCAGTCCTTGTCGGACGGCGGCCTGACCTCTATCCCCGAGAAGTACGTGAAACCGCCATCCGATCGGCCCTCTCTCGAGGCCACTCTTGACCGGGGGCTCACCATGCCGGTCGTCGATCTGCGTGGCATCTACGACGGGTCGGTGGATAGCCGAGCCGCCATGGTGGCGATCTGGGACGCATGCAAGGAGTGGGGCTTCTTCCAGGTGATCAACCACGGCGTTAGGCCGGATCTGGTGGAAGAGATGAAGGGGGTGTGGAGGGAGTTCTTCCGCCGTCCCTTGGATGAGAAGCAGAGGTATGCCAACTCCCCGGCGACCTACGAGGGGTACGGCAGCCGCGTCGGCGTCGAGAAGGGCGCTGTTTTAGATTGGGGAGATTACTATTTCCTTCATCTCCTTCCCCTGTCCATCAAGAGCCATGACCGACACTGGCCGGCTCGTCCGAGCACCCTGAG GAAGGTCACCGAGGAGTACGGCGGCGAGGTGTTCAAGCTTTGCGGGGTGCTGCTGAGGGTGCTGTCGATGGGCTTAGGTTTGGACGAGGAGTACCTCCGGAGGGCGTTCGGCGGCGACGGCACCGCCTCATGCGTGAGAGTGAACCTATATCCCAAATGCCCGCAGCCGGAGCTCACCCTCGGCCTCTCCCCGCACTCCGATCCCGGAGGCCTGACGGTGCTCCTCGCCGACGACCACGTCGAGGGGCTCCAAGTTCGCAAGGACGGCGCGTGGCTCACCGTCCGGCCTGTCCCCGGCGCCTTCATCGTCAACGTCGCCGACCAGATCGAG GTGATAAGCAATGGGATCTACAAGAGTGTGGACCATCGGGTGATAGCTAACTCAAAAGACGAGCGACTCTCCATTGCTTTCTTCTACAATCCGGAGGGAGATGTGGCCATCGGACCTGCGCCAGAGCTTCTCACGCCGCAGCTGCCTCCACTGTATCCATGCATCACCTTCAACGAGCACAGGATGTATGTGAGGAAGAGAGGCCCGAGTGGCAAATCCCAAATGAAGTCCCTCAAGCTTTACTGA